Proteins encoded in a region of the Prochlorothrix hollandica PCC 9006 = CALU 1027 genome:
- a CDS encoding methyl-accepting chemotaxis protein gives MLSESEGFISQGLDSLISFNEVVPSNLDGAEPFYLLYATPKEVIYAPMRAMRNVSIAITLAMLVIVLSIGIRLLQQVVQSLIEFMGQVSDFSGQLLTTIDDQERMASQQSSSVHETTATIDQLRSSSQQSAQQAGTAALGAQQALKQVQTGQEQVQHTLVEMDSLKQRVGAIATQVQHLNEQANQINTVSSLVSELANQTNMLALNAAVEAVRAGENGKGFAVVAAEIRKLADESQKSGGKIGELVTDIQKSVLATVMVTDQGRRNVEQGVVAAQQTAEAFEDISLAIQQMADSSQMIALNSKQQADAIGQVTIAMGQLNDIAGQSAEGVRQTKLGTTKLEEATTQLRTIV, from the coding sequence ATGCTTTCCGAGTCGGAAGGATTTATCTCCCAGGGCTTAGACTCTTTAATTAGCTTTAATGAGGTTGTACCCAGCAATCTGGATGGTGCTGAACCATTTTATCTGCTGTATGCCACTCCGAAGGAAGTTATCTACGCCCCCATGCGGGCTATGCGTAATGTATCCATTGCTATTACCTTGGCGATGCTGGTGATTGTTTTATCGATCGGGATTCGGCTCTTGCAACAGGTGGTGCAATCCTTAATCGAGTTTATGGGGCAAGTCTCAGATTTTTCGGGACAGTTATTGACCACCATTGATGATCAAGAGCGTATGGCTAGTCAGCAGTCTAGCTCTGTCCATGAAACCACGGCAACGATCGATCAATTGCGCAGTTCCTCCCAACAATCGGCCCAGCAGGCCGGAACCGCTGCCCTCGGTGCCCAACAAGCCCTAAAACAGGTGCAAACCGGCCAAGAACAGGTGCAGCATACCTTGGTGGAAATGGATAGCCTCAAGCAACGAGTGGGGGCGATCGCCACCCAGGTTCAGCACCTCAATGAACAAGCCAACCAAATTAACACGGTGTCGAGCCTGGTGAGCGAGTTGGCTAACCAAACCAATATGCTGGCCCTCAATGCGGCGGTGGAAGCCGTGCGGGCGGGGGAGAATGGCAAAGGTTTTGCGGTGGTGGCGGCGGAAATTCGTAAGCTGGCGGATGAAAGCCAAAAATCGGGGGGCAAAATCGGGGAATTGGTGACGGACATTCAAAAATCGGTGTTGGCCACGGTGATGGTGACGGATCAGGGGCGGCGCAATGTGGAGCAGGGGGTGGTGGCAGCCCAACAGACGGCAGAAGCCTTTGAGGATATTTCCTTGGCCATTCAGCAAATGGCTGACAGTAGCCAAATGATTGCCCTCAATTCCAAGCAACAGGCCGATGCCATTGGCCAGGTTACCATTGCCATGGGTCAGCTTAACGACATCGCGGGTCAGTCTGCTGAGGGGGTGCGCCAGACCAAGCTGGGCACCACTAAACTGGAGGAAGCGACGACTCAACTGCGTACCATTGTTTAG
- a CDS encoding NuoF family protein, translated as MDLAELRAIAQASRDRRKPTRIRCCTAAGCASSGSTAIKTALDAAVQDQGLTDTVEVCSVGCMRFCGRGPLVAVDQGDREPGQVLESDRLYEFVTPDHAPSLVASLQGGTPEATPGDWNHPFFAHQQPIVLENSGNIDPESIDDYIATGGYEQLYHTLMTLTPTAVIAEVTRSGLRGRGGGGYPTGLKWATVAKMPGDQKYVICNADEGDPGAFMDRSVLESDPHRVLEGMAIAAYAIGANHGYIYIRAEYPLAIAHLKKAIQQAKRHGFMGSQIFDAQFDFKIDIRVGAGAFVCGEETALIASVEGKRGNPRPRPPYPAQSGAWGCPTLINNVETYANIVPIIRNGGDWYANIGTANSKGTKVFALTGQVTNAGLVEVPMGTTVRKIVEEMGGGVPGGGSVKAVQTGGPSGGCIPEHLLDTPVDYDSLRELGTMMGSGGMIVMDQTTNMVEISRFYMDFCREESCGKCVPCRAGTVQLHELLTKLVKHQATPADLIKLEQLCEVVRDTSLCGLGMSAPNPILSTLRYFRHEYEALLQTPAYLKA; from the coding sequence ATGGATTTAGCTGAACTGCGGGCCATTGCCCAAGCCAGCCGCGATCGCCGCAAACCCACCCGAATCCGTTGTTGCACCGCCGCCGGTTGTGCCTCCTCTGGGTCCACGGCCATCAAAACCGCCTTGGATGCTGCGGTGCAAGACCAGGGGTTAACGGACACCGTGGAGGTGTGCAGCGTCGGCTGTATGCGCTTCTGTGGTCGGGGTCCCTTGGTGGCGGTGGATCAGGGCGATCGCGAACCGGGTCAGGTTTTGGAGAGCGATCGCCTCTATGAATTTGTCACCCCAGACCATGCCCCCTCCTTGGTGGCCAGCCTCCAGGGGGGAACGCCCGAAGCCACGCCAGGGGACTGGAACCACCCCTTCTTTGCCCATCAGCAGCCCATAGTCCTGGAAAACAGCGGCAATATTGATCCCGAAAGCATTGATGATTACATCGCCACCGGGGGCTATGAGCAGCTTTACCATACCCTCATGACCCTCACCCCCACAGCGGTGATTGCGGAGGTGACCCGCAGCGGCCTGCGGGGACGGGGAGGCGGCGGTTACCCCACGGGTCTGAAGTGGGCCACGGTGGCCAAAATGCCGGGGGATCAAAAGTATGTGATCTGTAATGCCGATGAAGGGGATCCCGGTGCTTTCATGGATCGCAGTGTCCTGGAGAGCGACCCCCATCGGGTGCTGGAGGGGATGGCGATCGCCGCCTATGCCATTGGAGCCAACCATGGCTATATCTACATCCGCGCAGAATATCCCCTGGCGATCGCCCACCTCAAAAAAGCAATCCAACAGGCCAAGCGCCATGGTTTCATGGGCAGCCAAATTTTTGATGCCCAGTTTGACTTCAAGATTGATATTCGGGTGGGGGCCGGTGCCTTTGTCTGTGGAGAAGAAACGGCCCTAATCGCCTCCGTGGAAGGGAAACGGGGCAATCCCCGACCTCGGCCCCCCTATCCTGCCCAGTCTGGAGCTTGGGGTTGTCCCACCCTCATTAATAATGTGGAAACCTACGCCAACATTGTCCCCATTATTCGCAACGGTGGAGACTGGTATGCCAATATCGGCACCGCCAACAGTAAGGGCACCAAGGTTTTCGCCCTGACGGGCCAGGTGACCAATGCGGGGCTGGTGGAGGTGCCCATGGGTACCACGGTGCGGAAAATCGTGGAGGAGATGGGGGGCGGTGTGCCGGGGGGCGGCAGCGTTAAGGCAGTGCAAACGGGGGGTCCATCGGGGGGCTGTATCCCGGAACATCTGCTGGATACCCCGGTGGACTATGACTCCCTGCGGGAACTGGGCACCATGATGGGATCGGGGGGGATGATCGTCATGGATCAAACCACCAATATGGTGGAGATTTCCCGTTTTTACATGGATTTCTGCCGCGAAGAAAGCTGTGGCAAGTGTGTGCCCTGCCGTGCGGGAACGGTCCAACTCCATGAATTGCTGACGAAGCTGGTGAAACACCAGGCGACCCCAGCGGACTTGATCAAGTTGGAGCAACTGTGTGAGGTGGTGCGGGATACCAGTCTCTGTGGTCTGGGAATGTCGGCCCCAAACCCGATTCTCAGCACGTTGCGCTATTTCCGCCATGAATACGAGGCTTTGCTGCAAACACCGGCCTATCTCAAGGCATAG
- the hoxE gene encoding bidirectional hydrogenase complex protein HoxE, producing MPGTAASTPTQSPSHASGDKRFKRLDVAMKRSQYSADSLIEILHGAQEAFGFLELDVLQYVAQGLKLPLSQVYGVATFYHLFSLKPNGKHTCIICLGTACYVKGADKIIAALEAELGVKLGETTADGEVSLMSARCLGACGIAPANVYDGQVQGNQDTASTLAVVQTWQ from the coding sequence ATGCCAGGGACTGCTGCTTCCACCCCCACCCAATCCCCTAGCCACGCCAGCGGCGATAAACGCTTTAAGCGTTTGGATGTGGCCATGAAACGGAGCCAATACAGTGCTGATTCATTAATTGAAATCCTCCACGGTGCCCAGGAAGCCTTTGGGTTTCTTGAATTGGATGTGTTGCAATATGTTGCGCAGGGTTTAAAGTTGCCCCTGAGTCAGGTCTATGGCGTGGCCACGTTTTACCACCTGTTTTCCCTGAAGCCCAATGGCAAACACACCTGCATTATTTGCCTGGGAACCGCCTGTTATGTGAAGGGGGCAGACAAAATCATTGCGGCCCTAGAAGCAGAATTGGGGGTTAAGCTGGGGGAAACGACGGCAGATGGAGAAGTATCGCTGATGTCGGCCCGGTGTTTGGGAGCCTGTGGCATTGCCCCCGCCAATGTTTATGACGGTCAGGTGCAGGGGAACCAGGACACAGCCAGTACCCTCGCGGTGGTTCAAACCTGGCAATAA
- the hoxU gene encoding bidirectional hydrogenase complex protein HoxU: MSVVTLVIDGIDVAIEAGATLLKAVEEAGIAVPKLCHLDGLTPVGACRLCMVELKGTNRMTPACVTQVAEGMVVDTNSEKLQNYRRMIVELIFAEGNHVCSICVANGNCELQDTAIQVGMDHSRFDYRFPDRSMDLSHDQFGIDHNRCILCTRCVRVCDEIEGAHVWDVAQRGEHCYIVSGMDQPWGTVDACTSCGKCVDACPTGAIFNKSSTTGEKVRDREKLEFLVNARENKQWSR; encoded by the coding sequence ATGTCCGTAGTCACCCTGGTTATTGATGGCATTGATGTGGCGATCGAGGCAGGAGCCACCCTGCTCAAAGCTGTGGAAGAAGCAGGCATTGCGGTCCCCAAACTCTGCCATTTAGACGGCTTAACCCCCGTGGGAGCCTGTCGTCTCTGTATGGTGGAACTGAAGGGCACGAACCGCATGACCCCCGCCTGCGTAACCCAGGTGGCTGAAGGCATGGTGGTGGACACCAATAGCGAAAAACTGCAAAATTACCGCCGCATGATTGTGGAGTTAATCTTTGCCGAAGGGAACCATGTTTGCTCCATTTGTGTGGCGAATGGCAACTGTGAATTGCAGGACACCGCCATCCAAGTGGGGATGGATCATAGCCGCTTTGACTATCGGTTTCCCGATCGGTCTATGGATCTCTCCCATGACCAATTTGGCATTGATCATAACCGCTGCATTCTCTGTACCCGCTGTGTTCGGGTCTGCGATGAAATCGAAGGTGCCCATGTTTGGGATGTGGCCCAGCGGGGGGAACATTGCTACATCGTCTCCGGCATGGATCAACCCTGGGGTACGGTCGATGCCTGCACCTCCTGCGGCAAATGTGTGGATGCTTGCCCCACGGGAGCCATTTTCAACAAGAGTTCCACCACCGGCGAAAAAGTGCGCGATCGCGAGAAACTAGAATTCCTAGTCAATGCCCGCGAGAACAAACAGTGGAGCCGTTAA
- a CDS encoding cache domain-containing protein, which yields MIEEPLKPVVRYATPVYSAEGQQRGIVIINVKMDPLFQQAENNTAVPNGSCGVSPEGAHHTKGFSHGDAYN from the coding sequence GTGATTGAAGAGCCTCTCAAGCCAGTTGTTCGCTACGCCACACCGGTTTATAGCGCTGAAGGGCAGCAACGGGGCATAGTGATCATTAACGTTAAAATGGATCCCCTGTTTCAACAAGCAGAAAATAATACAGCAGTCCCAAATGGGTCGTGTGGTGTGTCCCCGGAGGGGGCACACCACACCAAGGGTTTCAGCCATGGAGATGCCTACAACTGA
- a CDS encoding NADH-quinone oxidoreductase subunit B family protein codes for MAKLKFATVWLAGCSGCHMSFLDLDEWLIDLAREVEVVYSPVGCDLKDYPEGVDVCLVEGAVANEENLELAYRVRQRTKMVISFGDCAVTANVPAMRNMLGDGDAGNAVLKRAYLELGDVTPQLPDEPGIVPPLLDQVLPLHQVIPVDLYLPGCPPPADRIRAAIEPLLHGNMPQMEGRAMLKFG; via the coding sequence ATGGCAAAACTTAAATTTGCAACCGTTTGGTTAGCGGGTTGTTCTGGTTGCCACATGTCGTTCCTTGACCTAGACGAGTGGTTAATTGATCTAGCCCGCGAGGTGGAAGTGGTCTATAGCCCGGTGGGGTGCGACCTCAAAGACTATCCCGAAGGGGTGGATGTCTGCCTGGTGGAAGGGGCCGTCGCCAACGAAGAAAACCTAGAATTAGCCTATCGGGTACGCCAACGCACCAAAATGGTAATTTCCTTTGGGGATTGCGCCGTCACTGCCAATGTCCCTGCCATGCGCAATATGTTAGGGGATGGGGATGCGGGCAATGCTGTCTTGAAGCGGGCCTATTTGGAACTGGGGGATGTGACTCCCCAATTACCCGATGAACCGGGCATCGTTCCCCCCCTGTTGGATCAGGTGTTGCCCCTACATCAAGTGATCCCCGTGGATTTATATCTCCCCGGTTGTCCTCCCCCCGCCGATCGCATCCGGGCCGCGATCGAACCCCTACTGCACGGGAATATGCCCCAGATGGAAGGTCGGGCCATGCTCAAGTTTGGTTAA
- a CDS encoding CP12 domain-containing protein, whose amino-acid sequence MKAIEIMTTPVVTIRGSATIADAVRLMRNKGVHALMVERRNEADAYGIVTETDIVYQVTAHGKDPKTVRVFEVMTKPCITVNPDLEVEYVARLFAMTGIRRAPVIQGQLLGMISTTDILVKSNFVEEPKAQRLEQLIQEAIAAARQICADEGTTSPGCAAAWDVVEELQAEAAHQEAKGLIKTAFEEYLEENPEALEARVYDV is encoded by the coding sequence ATGAAAGCCATCGAGATTATGACCACCCCTGTCGTCACCATTCGCGGCTCCGCCACCATTGCCGATGCCGTCCGGTTGATGCGCAACAAGGGAGTCCACGCGCTGATGGTGGAGCGGCGCAATGAAGCTGATGCCTATGGCATCGTGACGGAAACCGACATTGTTTATCAAGTCACAGCCCATGGCAAAGATCCCAAAACAGTGCGAGTTTTTGAAGTCATGACCAAGCCCTGCATTACCGTTAATCCCGACCTGGAAGTGGAATATGTGGCACGGCTCTTTGCCATGACTGGAATTCGCCGTGCCCCCGTGATCCAAGGCCAACTGCTGGGCATGATTTCCACCACCGATATTTTAGTTAAAAGTAACTTTGTTGAAGAACCCAAAGCCCAACGCCTAGAACAACTCATCCAGGAAGCCATTGCCGCCGCTCGCCAGATTTGTGCTGACGAGGGAACCACCTCTCCAGGCTGTGCTGCCGCTTGGGATGTGGTGGAAGAACTCCAGGCAGAAGCCGCCCACCAGGAAGCCAAAGGATTGATCAAAACCGCCTTTGAAGAATATTTAGAAGAGAATCCCGAAGCCCTAGAAGCTAGGGTTTATGATGTGTGA
- the hcp gene encoding hydroxylamine reductase encodes MFCEQCEQTASGQGCHQWGACGKGPEVNALQDLLVYVLRGLAPVVLKAEALGLPVREINAFTCEALFATMTNVNFDGDRFKTYIRQALDRRNSLQAAIASAGDTEPWPAIATYEPQWDESLSSQGQDASLLLLQEAEGNIDIFSLKLTTLYGLKGMVAYASHAWELGQWDDNLFHFTQEILSKLGDTHLEVGDWVALALAVGQWNFRAMELLDSGHTGTYGHPVPTPVPLTAQAGKAILVSGHDIKHLATLLEQTRDRGITVYTHGELLPAHGYPKLKADNPHLYGHYGTAWQNQVHDFAKFPGAIVVTTNCLMPPHGEYSPKLFTVGAVGYQGLQYLEGETPDFEPAIAKALELPGFAASDVETDQPPRSVLTGFAHQAVLGVADQVIEAVKSGKIRHFFLVGGCDGAKPGRTYYTEFVEKVPEDCIVLTLACGKFRFFDKNLGHIGELPRLMDVGQCNDAYSAIQIALGLATAFDIGVNELPLSMVLSWYEQKAVAVLLTLLHLGIKDIRLGPTLPAFLSPNVLAILSQTYQLKAITTPDADLAACLA; translated from the coding sequence ATGTTTTGCGAACAATGTGAACAAACCGCCAGCGGCCAAGGCTGTCACCAATGGGGAGCCTGTGGCAAAGGCCCAGAGGTCAATGCACTCCAGGATCTCCTGGTCTATGTGTTGCGGGGACTCGCGCCCGTGGTCTTGAAAGCAGAAGCCCTGGGGCTGCCCGTGCGGGAGATCAACGCCTTCACCTGTGAGGCGCTGTTTGCCACCATGACCAATGTCAACTTTGATGGCGATCGCTTTAAAACCTATATTCGCCAAGCCCTCGATCGCCGTAACAGCCTCCAAGCCGCGATCGCCAGCGCCGGGGACACCGAACCTTGGCCCGCCATCGCCACCTATGAACCCCAGTGGGACGAAAGCCTCAGCAGCCAAGGCCAAGATGCCAGCCTCCTCCTGCTCCAAGAAGCTGAAGGCAATATCGATATTTTCTCCCTCAAGCTCACCACCCTCTACGGTCTCAAGGGCATGGTGGCCTATGCCTCCCACGCCTGGGAACTGGGACAATGGGACGATAACCTGTTCCACTTCACCCAAGAGATCCTCAGCAAACTGGGGGACACCCACCTAGAAGTGGGGGATTGGGTGGCTCTGGCCCTGGCCGTGGGGCAATGGAACTTCCGGGCCATGGAATTGCTGGACAGCGGCCACACCGGCACCTATGGCCATCCCGTGCCCACCCCCGTCCCCCTCACGGCCCAGGCGGGCAAAGCCATTCTGGTGTCCGGCCATGACATCAAGCACCTGGCCACCCTGCTGGAGCAGACCCGCGATCGCGGCATCACCGTCTATACCCACGGGGAACTGTTGCCCGCCCATGGTTACCCCAAACTCAAGGCCGATAATCCCCACCTCTACGGCCACTATGGCACCGCATGGCAGAACCAAGTCCATGATTTTGCCAAGTTTCCGGGGGCGATCGTCGTCACCACCAACTGCCTGATGCCCCCCCATGGAGAGTACAGTCCCAAGCTGTTCACCGTGGGAGCCGTGGGTTACCAGGGTTTGCAGTACCTGGAGGGGGAAACCCCCGATTTTGAGCCAGCGATCGCCAAGGCGCTGGAGTTACCCGGCTTTGCAGCCTCAGACGTGGAGACCGATCAACCGCCGCGATCGGTGTTAACCGGCTTTGCCCACCAGGCGGTACTGGGGGTGGCGGATCAGGTCATTGAAGCGGTGAAATCCGGTAAAATTCGCCACTTTTTCCTAGTGGGGGGCTGTGATGGAGCCAAACCGGGACGCACCTACTACACCGAGTTTGTGGAAAAAGTGCCCGAAGACTGCATTGTTTTGACCCTAGCCTGTGGTAAGTTCCGCTTTTTTGATAAAAACTTGGGTCACATTGGCGAGTTACCCCGTTTGATGGATGTGGGGCAATGTAACGATGCCTACTCCGCCATTCAAATCGCCCTCGGGTTGGCGACAGCCTTTGACATCGGGGTTAATGAATTACCCCTATCCATGGTTCTATCCTGGTATGAACAAAAGGCCGTAGCGGTGTTGCTAACCCTGCTCCATTTGGGGATTAAAGATATCCGCTTGGGACCCACCCTCCCAGCCTTCCTTTCCCCCAATGTTTTGGCTATTTTGTCCCAAACCTATCAACTCAAAGCCATCACAACCCCGGATGCGGATTTGGCCGCTTGCCTCGCCTAG